A section of the Arcobacter roscoffensis genome encodes:
- a CDS encoding flagellin, producing MRLNTNISAYIAYENYNTTSNLYQKSLERLSSGLRINSASDDPSGLAIADNLRTQANSVKQSIENANSAIALTQIADKAMNEQSNIIDIIKSKLIQARTATTSDDGREAIRKDIVKYIEQLDNIASQTNYNGISLLQQGSNDNALSNELSFQIGESASDIIKLNGVRSNSTGLNLTALKNLGEGALTADVAATNMSVLDESLNTLNSFRSDFGSTQNQLESSIRYMMTMETNLRASESTIRDVDYAKEVMNLNRLKIAMEAGMYAIAQANRIQDMMIKYLFR from the coding sequence ATGAGATTAAATACTAACATATCAGCTTATATAGCATATGAAAATTATAATACTACAAGTAATCTTTATCAGAAATCTTTAGAAAGATTATCAAGTGGACTTAGAATAAATAGTGCAAGTGATGATCCCTCAGGTCTAGCAATAGCAGATAACTTAAGAACACAAGCAAATTCAGTAAAACAAAGTATTGAAAATGCAAACTCTGCAATAGCTTTAACTCAAATTGCAGATAAAGCAATGAATGAGCAATCAAATATAATAGATATAATCAAATCTAAACTTATTCAAGCAAGAACAGCAACAACTTCTGATGATGGTAGAGAAGCTATACGAAAAGATATTGTTAAATATATAGAACAACTTGATAATATTGCTTCACAAACTAACTATAATGGAATCTCTTTACTGCAACAAGGAAGTAATGATAATGCCCTTTCAAATGAGCTCTCTTTTCAAATAGGTGAGAGTGCAAGTGATATTATAAAACTAAATGGGGTTAGATCAAATAGCACAGGTTTAAATCTAACAGCTTTAAAAAATTTAGGTGAGGGTGCTTTAACAGCAGATGTAGCAGCTACAAATATGAGTGTTTTAGATGAATCTTTAAATACTTTAAATTCATTTAGGTCCGACTTTGGTTCTACTCAAAATCAATTAGAATCATCTATTCGATATATGATGACAATGGAAACAAACCTTAGAGCTAGTGAATCTACTATTAGAGATGTAGATTATGCTAAAGAAGTTATGAATTTAAATAGATTAAAAATTGCAATGGAAGCTGGAATGTATGCTATTGCCCAAGCTAATAGAATACAAGATATGATGATTAAATATCTATTTAGATAA